One Candidatus Nitrososphaera evergladensis SR1 genomic window carries:
- a CDS encoding AbrB/MazE/SpoVT family DNA-binding domain-containing protein: MSSSNDNPTDPVDAFKKALEKGGEVQKDFARQFSAMQADAMQNYLAMLRGLSFYNAMFKTTVQSGGRISIPEAERQALDIDDGDLVQVIVIPIERRRKKATDG, from the coding sequence ATGAGCAGCAGTAACGACAACCCGACCGATCCCGTCGATGCTTTCAAGAAGGCGCTAGAGAAGGGAGGCGAAGTCCAGAAAGACTTTGCCCGCCAGTTTTCCGCAATGCAGGCAGACGCAATGCAGAACTACCTTGCCATGCTGCGCGGCCTGAGCTTTTACAATGCCATGTTCAAGACCACGGTCCAGAGCGGGGGCAGGATCTCTATACCAGAGGCCGAGAGGCAGGCCCTTGACATCGACGACGGCGACCTGGTGCAGGTAATAGTAATCCCTATAGAGCGCCGCAGAAAAAAGGCAACTGATGGCTAG
- a CDS encoding winged helix-turn-helix domain-containing protein, with product MKNRSRMDIASAMLEIAQDGAIKTRIMYSAFISFPQLKEYLEILVDRGMLEYAPKEGVYRTTESGRRFLKTYKEVGQALYPKESKITKIASAGMR from the coding sequence ATGAAAAATAGAAGCAGGATGGACATCGCTTCGGCCATGCTCGAGATAGCGCAGGACGGGGCAATAAAGACCCGGATAATGTATAGCGCCTTTATTTCATTTCCACAACTGAAGGAATACCTGGAGATTCTGGTGGACAGGGGCATGTTGGAATACGCCCCAAAAGAGGGGGTATACCGCACTACGGAAAGCGGAAGGCGTTTTCTAAAGACCTACAAGGAAGTAGGCCAAGCGTTGTACCCAAAAGAGAGCAAGATAACAAAGATAGCCAGCGCCGGAATGCGTTGA
- a CDS encoding cupredoxin domain-containing protein: protein MTNHAGGISIIAFIVAVGISIGYYQYMYVPAVNAKPILPKAVLEPAESVTVKISPGSSNQGNGKFFVPKDTRAGLGVSNHIIWENTDDVPHSVTSDDGYTDKINGKFDTLATIGLIPGGQKFEFTFTATGTYHYHCEPHPWMQGSVEVTESFA, encoded by the coding sequence ATGACCAACCACGCCGGCGGCATTAGCATCATCGCATTCATTGTCGCAGTAGGCATTAGCATAGGCTACTACCAGTACATGTATGTCCCGGCGGTCAATGCCAAGCCGATTCTGCCAAAGGCTGTGTTGGAGCCGGCAGAATCTGTAACAGTAAAGATATCCCCGGGCTCATCCAATCAAGGAAATGGCAAGTTCTTTGTTCCCAAAGACACACGCGCCGGATTGGGCGTAAGCAATCATATCATATGGGAAAATACTGATGACGTTCCGCACAGCGTGACTAGCGATGATGGATACACAGACAAGATAAACGGCAAGTTTGACACTCTTGCCACAATCGGCCTCATCCCCGGCGGACAAAAGTTCGAGTTCACGTTCACCGCAACAGGAACGTATCACTATCACTGCGAGCCGCACCCGTGGATGCAGGGCTCTGTCGAAGTAACAGAAAGCTTTGCCTAG
- a CDS encoding DNA-3-methyladenine glycosylase family protein, with protein sequence MRQPPLLAHFDPETSVNSGQVFLWEKSGQAWYGIHADRVVKFYRQDGALVFESFPEERQIERSMFRLDDDTDSIFAEIAKDPIVKKLIASYPGLRLMRQDPAQCTISFVCASNTNIPMIRRMLGTLAKKYGQRIVADGKEFHTFPSVQALHKASEGELRACGLGYRAKAIKAAVGAMADGSLDIEYLKKAGYDEARAELLKVYGIGPKIADCILLFSLEKLDAFPIDVWIARALASHYGWLAGKKMSEKLTGHQYIEASKAARTYFGKYAGYAQQFLYYHMRQDAGKKW encoded by the coding sequence TTGAGGCAGCCGCCGCTCCTTGCGCATTTTGACCCGGAGACAAGCGTCAACAGCGGCCAGGTCTTTCTCTGGGAAAAGTCAGGGCAGGCGTGGTACGGAATACACGCAGACAGGGTTGTCAAGTTTTACCGACAGGACGGCGCGCTGGTGTTTGAGTCGTTTCCGGAGGAGCGGCAAATAGAGCGCAGCATGTTCCGGCTTGACGACGATACCGACTCTATATTTGCAGAGATTGCCAAGGACCCGATTGTGAAGAAACTGATCGCATCGTATCCGGGGCTCAGGCTCATGAGGCAGGACCCCGCACAGTGCACCATTTCATTCGTATGCGCAAGCAACACCAACATACCCATGATAAGGAGGATGCTTGGCACGCTTGCAAAAAAATACGGCCAGAGAATAGTTGCGGATGGCAAAGAGTTCCACACTTTTCCTTCTGTGCAGGCGCTCCACAAGGCTTCTGAAGGCGAACTTCGCGCGTGCGGCCTGGGCTACAGGGCAAAGGCGATAAAAGCTGCAGTAGGGGCGATGGCAGACGGCTCACTTGACATAGAATACCTGAAAAAAGCCGGCTACGACGAAGCCAGGGCTGAACTGCTAAAGGTGTACGGCATCGGCCCCAAGATCGCAGACTGCATACTGCTGTTCTCGCTTGAAAAGCTGGACGCCTTTCCAATAGACGTCTGGATAGCGCGGGCCCTTGCAAGCCACTATGGCTGGCTTGCCGGCAAGAAAATGAGCGAGAAATTGACCGGGCATCAATATATCGAGGCATCAAAAGCCGCGCGCACGTACTTTGGCAAGTATGCAGGTTATGCGCAGCAGTTCCTTTACTACCACATGAGGCAGGACGCGGGCAAAAAGTGGTAG
- a CDS encoding alpha/beta fold hydrolase → MPQRMTKVNGHTTRYLDYGSPVKGAKDLVLLHGLGASSERWLLVAPTLSKYFRVIVPDVVGFGYSDKPTVEYTMDFFIDFFDGFLQNLGIEKPHLVGSSFGGHLAAEYAIRNKRRIDKMALVSPAGAMRTSTPILDQYIMAALYPTFENALKAFSDMAHDPSIVTEEMVVDFVKRMNLPNAKYAFMSTLLGMRYSLPLRGRLSSVIAPTLIMWGDEDRMIPVQYAKDFREVPNSELVVIKDCGHTPYVEKPMTFNRIILKFLAGKEELVP, encoded by the coding sequence ATGCCGCAGCGGATGACAAAGGTCAACGGGCATACCACCAGGTACCTAGACTATGGATCTCCGGTCAAGGGCGCCAAAGACCTAGTCCTCTTGCACGGCCTAGGTGCCTCGTCAGAGCGCTGGCTCCTCGTGGCACCCACTCTGTCGAAATATTTCCGAGTGATAGTTCCGGACGTTGTCGGCTTTGGGTACAGCGACAAGCCCACGGTGGAATACACCATGGATTTTTTCATCGATTTTTTCGACGGCTTTTTGCAAAACCTTGGCATTGAAAAGCCTCACCTAGTCGGCTCGTCCTTTGGCGGCCACCTGGCCGCAGAGTATGCTATTCGCAACAAGCGCAGAATCGACAAGATGGCGCTTGTTTCGCCGGCAGGCGCCATGCGCACGTCAACTCCCATCCTTGACCAGTACATAATGGCTGCACTGTACCCCACGTTTGAAAATGCGCTAAAGGCATTCAGCGACATGGCGCACGACCCATCCATCGTCACCGAAGAGATGGTGGTAGATTTCGTCAAGAGGATGAACCTGCCAAACGCGAAATACGCGTTCATGTCGACGCTCCTTGGCATGAGGTACTCCCTGCCTCTCAGGGGCAGGCTGTCGTCGGTAATCGCGCCGACCCTGATAATGTGGGGCGATGAGGACAGGATGATCCCCGTCCAGTACGCAAAAGATTTTCGTGAAGTGCCAAACAGCGAGCTTGTCGTGATAAAGGACTGCGGGCACACGCCCTACGTGGAAAAGCCGATGACCTTTAACAGAATAATACTAAAGTTCCTTGCAGGAAAGGAAGAGCTGGTCCCCTAG
- a CDS encoding 50S ribosomal protein L40e translates to MPITDATKKQIAQQRRLYFKICFRCGSKNHIDAVRCRKCHSHHMRAKNRTLGAKK, encoded by the coding sequence ATGCCAATCACGGACGCAACTAAAAAACAGATTGCCCAGCAGCGCAGGCTGTACTTCAAGATATGCTTCAGGTGCGGTAGCAAGAACCATATCGATGCGGTAAGATGCAGGAAGTGCCACAGCCATCACATGCGGGCCAAAAACCGGACGCTGGGCGCAAAGAAGTAG